In Thermocrinis minervae, a single genomic region encodes these proteins:
- the pstB gene encoding phosphate ABC transporter ATP-binding protein PstB, whose translation MNVKIQVKDLNFYYGKNRALENINMPIYEKKITAIIGPSGCGKTTLLRCFNRMHDLYPNIRYEGEILLDGKNILGKDVDLIELRSRVGMVFQKPTPFPMSIFDNVAFGLRLKGIKGTELKDRVEQALKDAALWDEVKDRLKQSAFSLSGGQQQRLCIARAIAVEPEVLLCDEPTSALDPISTASIEELLIKLKSRITIVIVTHNMQQAARISDYTAFMYMGKLIEFDLTEKIFTKPSQKLTEDYVTGRFG comes from the coding sequence ATGAACGTAAAGATCCAGGTAAAGGACCTTAATTTCTACTACGGTAAGAACAGAGCACTGGAGAACATAAACATGCCCATCTACGAGAAAAAGATAACCGCCATAATAGGACCTTCCGGATGTGGAAAGACGACGCTCCTTAGGTGCTTTAACAGGATGCACGACCTTTACCCCAACATAAGGTATGAAGGTGAAATCCTTCTGGACGGTAAGAACATACTCGGGAAGGATGTGGACCTTATAGAGCTAAGAAGCAGGGTGGGTATGGTGTTCCAAAAACCCACACCCTTTCCCATGTCTATATTTGACAACGTGGCCTTTGGACTAAGGCTTAAGGGTATAAAGGGAACGGAGCTAAAGGACAGAGTAGAGCAAGCTCTAAAGGATGCTGCCCTTTGGGATGAGGTCAAAGACAGACTAAAGCAGAGTGCCTTTTCCCTGTCTGGTGGTCAGCAGCAGAGGTTGTGCATAGCTAGGGCTATAGCTGTAGAGCCAGAGGTTCTTTTGTGTGATGAACCTACATCAGCCCTTGACCCCATATCTACGGCTAGCATAGAAGAGCTTTTGATAAAACTCAAAAGCAGGATAACCATAGTAATAGTCACGCATAACATGCAACAGGCGGCGAGGATTTCCGATTACACAGCCTTTATGTACATGGGCAAGCTCATAGAGTTTGACCTTACTGAAAAAATATTCACAAAACCCTCTCAAAAGCTTACGGAAGATTACGTAACCGGAAGGTTTGGATGA
- the mgtA gene encoding magnesium-translocating P-type ATPase, with protein sequence MTSGYQGLSSREAKERLKVHGYNTVKEKERYKYLKLILNQFKDPYLILLLIVASLSFFLGDSTDAAIIMLIILVSSLIEFWQELKANITVEKLLEVTEVRTNVIRDGREVQIPLKEVVPGDLVILTAGDMIPGDCKLIEAKNLFVNESLISGESFPVEKRDGDVLYMGTHVMSGFGVAQVFATGKDTEYGKLVQRLKLGKEETSFELGLKSFGFMLLQVATLLVLFVFMVNALMHKGILDSLLFALSLGIGITPTLLPAVISVGLSYGASRLAKRGVLVKRLTAIQNLGSMDVLCSDKTGTLTIGQMKVQGWVGVDGKEYKKVLELAYLNSYFQTGYRNPVDEAIKEARPESIRIEDYQKLDELPYDFNRKRLSVLLKSKEGNILVTKGAFDHVLEVCSHVEVGEDNSVDVEKHKKSIERLYEKYSREGYKVIAIAYKYVSKEDVSYEDESDMVFTGFLLLQDPLKPDAKRLINSLRDVGVELKIITGDNRHVAMHIKEALSLKGDILTGKDIERLSEEALIRKVKTTAIFAELTPLQKEEVIMATKKAGHVVGYVGDGINDVAAMRVADIAISVENAVDIAKDTADVLLMREDLITIRTAVLEGRRSFINTMKYLFVQTSSNFGNVFSMAGASLIVPFIPMLPKQVLMLGLLSVIALLSVPMDNVDRGWIMQPKRWNINFIKKFMYVFGPASSLFDYIMFLSLLYVFKVDTHTFRSAWFLESLTTQVFAIAILRTKMRFYESRPSKLLTLTLILTVIAGLLIPFTPLSSMLEVYTLPMVLYFFILLVTLTYLILIEFLKSIFYSRTDL encoded by the coding sequence ATGACCTCAGGGTACCAAGGGCTTTCTAGCCGTGAAGCAAAGGAAAGACTAAAGGTACACGGATACAACACAGTAAAGGAAAAAGAAAGGTATAAGTATCTAAAGCTCATACTAAACCAATTCAAAGATCCCTATTTAATACTACTTTTGATAGTGGCTAGTCTGTCTTTCTTCTTGGGAGACAGCACAGATGCCGCGATCATAATGCTCATAATACTTGTAAGCAGTCTCATTGAGTTCTGGCAAGAGCTCAAGGCTAACATAACCGTAGAAAAGCTTTTAGAAGTCACCGAGGTACGTACCAACGTTATCAGAGACGGTAGAGAAGTGCAAATCCCGCTTAAGGAAGTGGTTCCAGGAGATCTGGTTATCCTTACAGCCGGTGATATGATACCCGGGGATTGTAAGCTCATAGAGGCAAAAAACTTGTTTGTGAACGAATCTTTGATAAGCGGGGAATCCTTCCCTGTAGAGAAGAGGGATGGAGATGTGCTTTACATGGGTACGCATGTTATGAGCGGTTTTGGAGTAGCCCAGGTTTTTGCTACGGGTAAGGATACCGAATACGGAAAGCTCGTGCAGAGGCTAAAGCTCGGTAAAGAGGAAACATCATTTGAACTAGGTCTAAAGAGCTTTGGCTTTATGCTCCTCCAGGTGGCTACCCTCTTGGTCCTCTTTGTGTTCATGGTAAACGCGCTCATGCATAAAGGAATTTTGGACTCCTTGCTCTTTGCCCTTTCTTTAGGTATAGGCATAACTCCTACACTTCTACCAGCCGTTATAAGTGTTGGTCTTTCTTATGGTGCATCAAGGCTTGCAAAGCGTGGAGTTTTGGTAAAAAGACTTACAGCTATACAGAACCTTGGAAGCATGGATGTACTTTGCAGTGACAAGACGGGCACGCTCACCATAGGTCAGATGAAGGTCCAAGGTTGGGTAGGTGTAGATGGAAAGGAATACAAAAAGGTCCTTGAACTGGCTTATCTTAACTCTTACTTTCAGACGGGTTATAGGAATCCTGTGGACGAGGCTATAAAAGAGGCAAGACCAGAATCCATCAGGATTGAGGACTACCAAAAGCTGGATGAACTTCCTTACGACTTTAACAGGAAGAGGCTTTCTGTGCTGTTAAAGTCCAAAGAGGGGAACATACTGGTGACCAAAGGCGCTTTTGATCATGTACTTGAAGTATGCTCCCATGTAGAGGTAGGAGAAGACAACTCTGTGGATGTAGAAAAGCATAAAAAAAGCATAGAAAGGCTGTATGAAAAGTACAGCAGAGAAGGTTATAAGGTGATAGCAATAGCCTATAAGTATGTGTCTAAAGAAGATGTTTCTTACGAGGATGAGAGCGATATGGTCTTTACGGGTTTTCTGCTTTTACAGGATCCTCTAAAGCCCGATGCTAAAAGGCTCATAAACAGTTTGAGGGATGTAGGTGTGGAGTTGAAGATAATAACAGGAGACAACAGACATGTGGCCATGCATATAAAGGAAGCCCTTTCTTTAAAGGGTGACATCCTTACTGGAAAAGACATAGAAAGACTATCAGAGGAGGCTTTGATAAGAAAGGTAAAGACTACGGCCATTTTTGCTGAGCTTACTCCACTTCAAAAGGAAGAAGTAATAATGGCCACAAAGAAGGCTGGCCATGTAGTAGGTTATGTGGGTGATGGCATAAACGACGTGGCGGCCATGCGCGTAGCAGACATAGCCATAAGCGTGGAAAACGCCGTAGACATAGCAAAAGATACCGCAGATGTTTTACTAATGAGGGAGGACCTAATAACCATAAGGACGGCTGTGCTTGAAGGAAGAAGGAGCTTTATAAACACTATGAAGTACCTTTTCGTACAGACTAGTTCTAACTTTGGTAACGTTTTCTCCATGGCTGGTGCTTCCCTCATAGTACCCTTCATACCCATGCTACCAAAACAGGTCCTCATGCTTGGTCTTCTGTCTGTGATAGCACTTTTGAGCGTTCCTATGGATAACGTAGACCGTGGGTGGATAATGCAGCCAAAGAGGTGGAATATAAACTTTATAAAGAAGTTTATGTACGTCTTTGGTCCAGCAAGCTCCCTGTTTGACTACATAATGTTTCTTTCCTTGCTTTACGTGTTCAAAGTAGACACTCACACTTTTAGATCTGCATGGTTTTTAGAAAGTTTAACCACACAAGTTTTCGCTATAGCCATACTCAGAACGAAGATGAGATTCTATGAAAGCAGGCCATCAAAGCTCTTAACGCTTACACTCATCTTGACAGTAATCGCTGGTCTGCTCATCCCCTTCACACCGCTGTCAAGCATGCTCGAAGTTTACACCTTACCCATGGTGCTGTACTTTTTTATTCTGTTAGTGACTCTTACTTATCTTATCCTCATAGAATTTTTGAAAAGTATTTTCTACAGTAGAACAGACCTTTAA
- a CDS encoding 3-dehydroquinate synthase II, translating to MKEFWYWIEEFDKKLITTALESGATTLIVEDPAKVQEVKKLGLVKVVSPEGGDLKLGQDVVYVLIKGKEDEERAAKYPQNVKVIVETTDWTIIPLENLIAQREELYAVVKNEEEAKTAIKILEKGVKGIVLKTKDINTIKRVGKALEEEEEKLPLVVVKITRILPLGLGDRVCVDTTSILSRGEGMLVGNSSAGMFLVHAETEENPYVASRPFRVNAGAVHMYIRVPSGKTKYLCELSAGDTVMVYDYKGNGRIVYVGRAKVERRPMLLVEGRYEGRKVSAILQNAETIRLTRPDGSPVSVVELKEGDEVLGYVEEAGRHFGIKVEETITEK from the coding sequence ATGAAGGAGTTCTGGTACTGGATAGAGGAGTTTGACAAGAAGCTCATCACCACCGCTTTGGAATCTGGAGCCACAACCCTTATAGTAGAGGATCCAGCAAAGGTTCAAGAGGTCAAAAAGCTAGGTCTTGTTAAGGTGGTTTCTCCAGAGGGTGGAGATCTAAAGCTTGGTCAGGATGTGGTTTACGTCCTCATAAAAGGAAAGGAGGACGAAGAGAGAGCTGCCAAGTACCCACAAAATGTAAAAGTAATAGTGGAAACTACCGATTGGACCATAATACCGCTGGAGAACTTAATAGCCCAACGGGAAGAGCTCTACGCTGTGGTGAAGAATGAGGAAGAAGCCAAGACGGCCATAAAGATATTGGAAAAGGGAGTCAAAGGTATCGTCTTAAAGACTAAAGATATAAACACGATAAAGAGGGTTGGGAAAGCTTTAGAAGAGGAAGAGGAGAAGCTGCCCTTGGTTGTAGTAAAGATAACAAGGATATTACCCTTAGGGCTCGGGGACAGGGTGTGCGTGGACACTACATCAATACTTTCGCGTGGTGAGGGTATGTTGGTGGGGAATTCATCCGCTGGCATGTTTTTGGTACACGCCGAAACAGAAGAAAACCCTTACGTAGCATCAAGGCCCTTCAGGGTAAACGCGGGTGCTGTACACATGTACATAAGAGTTCCATCGGGTAAGACCAAGTACCTTTGTGAGCTAAGCGCAGGTGACACGGTTATGGTTTACGACTATAAGGGAAACGGTAGGATAGTTTACGTAGGTAGGGCCAAGGTAGAAAGGAGGCCTATGCTACTGGTGGAAGGGAGGTACGAGGGCAGAAAAGTCAGCGCCATCTTGCAGAACGCAGAGACCATAAGACTAACGAGGCCAGACGGTAGCCCTGTGTCCGTGGTTGAGCTAAAGGAAGGGGATGAAGTTTTGGGTTACGTGGAAGAAGCAGGAAGACACTTTGGTATAAAGGTAGAAGAGACCATAACGGAGAAATGA
- a CDS encoding UDP-N-acetylmuramoyl-L-alanyl-D-glutamate--2,6-diaminopimelate ligase: protein MNLQKFLEGVKGITANSKEVQEGYVFVAIKGTSKDGHDFVQEALQRGAKWVFVERDLGLESNRIIKVENTRKVLGELSDLFYGQPSKKLKVIGITGTNGKSTSTHLIEHILNAGGIKTGLIGTLYYRLGNKVYLEEGRTTPDPVLWHKTLSEMLLDGAKAVSCEVSSHALDQYRVWGTTFEIVGFTNLSQDHLDYHGTMEEYFRAKLRLFTEYPYRYAIVNADDPYGQRILKEGKGPFITYGKKADLRIVDFYTGLDGSRLVVEWEGRRYEFYSNLVGNFQAYNLSLGILVGFLVGLSYEDIKKGVNNVYVPGRFETYKGKGFLVVVDYAHTPDALRNVLLTARAIAKGRLMVLFGAGGNRDRSKRPLMGKVAEELADKIFLTSDNPRYEEPMDIIEDILSGIEDRTKVVVEPDRRMAIELAIKECREGDVLVIAGKGHESYQEIKGVRYPFKDSQVVKEVLNV, encoded by the coding sequence ATGAACCTGCAAAAGTTCCTGGAGGGTGTAAAGGGAATAACCGCCAATTCAAAGGAAGTACAGGAAGGTTACGTATTTGTTGCCATAAAGGGTACTAGCAAGGATGGCCATGACTTTGTCCAAGAAGCCCTCCAGAGGGGAGCAAAATGGGTCTTTGTAGAGAGAGACCTAGGGTTAGAATCTAACAGGATAATAAAGGTAGAAAACACACGCAAGGTGCTGGGGGAGCTCTCTGACCTCTTCTATGGCCAGCCTTCCAAAAAGTTAAAGGTTATAGGTATAACGGGGACCAACGGGAAGAGTACGAGTACACACCTTATAGAGCATATACTGAACGCAGGTGGCATAAAGACGGGTCTTATAGGTACCCTCTACTACAGACTGGGTAATAAGGTCTACCTTGAGGAAGGAAGGACCACACCAGATCCTGTCCTATGGCATAAAACTCTAAGCGAGATGCTTTTAGATGGAGCCAAGGCCGTATCCTGTGAGGTTTCTTCTCATGCCCTTGACCAGTACAGAGTGTGGGGAACCACCTTTGAGATAGTAGGATTTACCAACCTGTCCCAGGACCATCTTGACTACCATGGGACCATGGAAGAGTACTTTAGAGCAAAGCTAAGACTTTTCACCGAATACCCGTACAGGTATGCCATAGTAAACGCGGATGATCCTTATGGTCAAAGGATCCTGAAAGAAGGAAAGGGGCCTTTCATCACCTACGGTAAGAAGGCAGATCTTAGGATAGTAGATTTCTATACAGGGCTCGATGGTTCAAGGCTAGTAGTAGAGTGGGAAGGGAGAAGGTACGAGTTTTATTCAAACCTCGTGGGTAACTTCCAAGCTTACAACCTCTCGTTGGGTATCCTCGTAGGTTTCCTCGTGGGCCTTTCCTACGAGGACATAAAAAAAGGTGTAAATAACGTGTACGTTCCTGGAAGGTTTGAGACTTACAAGGGTAAGGGTTTTCTAGTGGTGGTAGATTACGCTCACACGCCAGATGCTTTGAGGAATGTTCTGCTTACGGCCAGGGCTATAGCTAAGGGTAGGCTCATGGTCCTCTTCGGAGCTGGTGGAAACAGGGACAGGAGTAAAAGACCCCTCATGGGCAAGGTAGCTGAAGAGCTTGCCGATAAGATATTCTTAACCTCCGACAACCCGAGGTATGAGGAACCCATGGACATAATAGAAGACATCCTTTCAGGTATAGAGGACAGAACAAAGGTGGTAGTAGAGCCAGACAGGAGGATGGCCATAGAGCTTGCCATAAAGGAGTGCAGAGAGGGAGACGTGTTGGTTATAGCAGGTAAGGGACACGAAAGCTACCAAGAGATAAAGGGCGTTAGGTATCCCTTCAAGGATTCACAAGTGGTGAAGGAGGTCCTCAATGTGTGA
- the metK gene encoding methionine adenosyltransferase, translating into MECIKMAESPTEGHPDKLADLIADALLDEFIRKDPYSRVSLEVSIIAGMTFVAGHVSTESYVDIPGTVRSCIKEVGYNRPEYGFDADSSAVIVSIEEQSPEIVLGLSSEGAGDTAIVVGYACDETKELMPLPISLAHKLSKKIADLRKFGRSNFLRPDGKVLITCVYEDGVPSYVKDVVVFCQHDPDISVERLREFIVEEAIKKVIPSQYIRANTRYLVNPSGRFVMGGPAADVGQTGRKIVSDAYGDVAYSGGSAFSGKDPSKTDRSASYMARCMAKHVVASGLAKRCLVQIAYAFGVPEPIAFDVETFNTERIPKERIKEILRSVFPLTPKGIIDFLKLRNPIYKKTAVYGHFGKEELPWEHLTKLEEILQKVS; encoded by the coding sequence ATGGAATGCATAAAGATGGCAGAATCTCCCACGGAGGGTCATCCCGATAAGCTGGCGGACCTAATAGCAGATGCCTTGCTTGACGAGTTCATAAGGAAGGATCCATACAGCAGAGTGTCCCTGGAGGTCTCCATAATAGCGGGTATGACCTTCGTAGCTGGGCATGTCTCCACAGAGTCCTACGTAGATATACCAGGTACAGTCAGAAGCTGTATAAAGGAGGTGGGATACAACAGGCCAGAGTATGGCTTTGATGCCGATAGCTCTGCCGTCATAGTCTCCATAGAGGAGCAGAGTCCCGAGATAGTGCTAGGACTTTCTTCAGAAGGTGCAGGGGACACGGCCATAGTTGTTGGGTATGCGTGCGATGAAACCAAAGAACTGATGCCCTTACCTATAAGCCTGGCACACAAGCTATCAAAGAAGATAGCGGACTTAAGAAAGTTTGGAAGGTCCAACTTTTTAAGACCCGATGGAAAGGTTCTCATCACATGCGTTTACGAGGACGGAGTACCTTCTTACGTCAAGGACGTGGTGGTTTTCTGCCAGCATGATCCTGACATATCTGTGGAAAGGCTTAGGGAGTTCATAGTAGAGGAAGCTATCAAAAAAGTCATACCAAGTCAGTACATAAGGGCCAACACCCGTTATCTTGTTAACCCATCAGGAAGGTTTGTGATGGGTGGACCTGCTGCCGACGTAGGACAGACAGGAAGGAAGATAGTTTCGGATGCTTACGGTGATGTAGCCTATTCGGGTGGCAGTGCCTTCTCTGGGAAAGACCCTTCCAAGACGGACAGATCCGCCTCCTACATGGCCAGGTGTATGGCAAAACATGTAGTAGCAAGCGGTCTGGCCAAGAGGTGCCTAGTACAAATAGCTTATGCCTTTGGAGTTCCAGAACCTATAGCCTTTGACGTAGAGACCTTCAACACCGAGAGGATACCCAAGGAAAGGATAAAGGAGATTCTAAGAAGCGTGTTCCCTCTAACACCCAAAGGAATAATAGACTTTTTAAAGCTTAGGAATCCCATCTACAAGAAGACGGCTGTATATGGACACTTTGGTAAAGAGGAGCTACCCTGGGAGCACCTTACAAAGCTAGAAGAGATACTACAGAAGGTAAGTTAA
- the tkt gene encoding transketolase has product MSRDELLINTIRFLSVDMVEKAKSGHPGMPLGASHIAYLIYDRFMRFNPKDPKWLNRDRFVLSAGHASAMLYSLLFVMGYDVSLDDLKAFRQLNSITPGHPESFLTPGVEATTGPLGQGIGNAVGMALAERYLSSYFNREGFPIIDHYTFALVSDGDLMEGVSCEVGELAGHWRLNKLIVIWDNNRVSIDGPTSLAWSEDVLKRFEAFGWYVDEVEDGYNLDLLEKAIRKAIEQGQKPAFISVRTHLAYGSPKEDDASAHGAPLGKEVVLETKRRFGWPEEEFYVPQEVYSYRQEKIEKGKRLQSEWEQTFKRYQEAYPELAKELLKALNKEWIDPLDSMEPFKEPLATRQASHRVLNFIAKHNPTMVGGSADLTESTGAHIKDSKAFSHENPTGRNIHFGVREHAMGTILNGMAYHGGILPFGGTFLVFSDYMRPSIRMAAMSQLQVIYIFTHDSIGLGEDGPTHQPVEHISSLRLIPNLWVIRPADANEVIYAYRLALSRKDGPTALILTRQKLPLIDRTRYAHPSGVLKGAYILADSEDPQVILIASGSEVHPTLKAWERLTSMGIKARVVNMVSFEVFELQPKEYKDQILPKGVKKVAIEAARGMCWHKYVGEDGLIISMETFGKSAPGDVLMEYFGFTEQNIVNSVQSWIK; this is encoded by the coding sequence ATGAGCAGGGATGAGCTTCTTATAAACACCATAAGGTTTTTAAGCGTTGACATGGTAGAAAAGGCCAAGTCTGGCCACCCTGGTATGCCCCTTGGTGCCTCCCACATAGCCTACCTCATATACGACCGGTTTATGAGGTTCAACCCAAAAGATCCTAAGTGGTTAAACAGGGATAGGTTTGTTCTGTCTGCCGGTCATGCCAGCGCCATGCTCTATTCTCTTCTCTTCGTGATGGGTTATGATGTGAGCTTGGATGACCTTAAGGCCTTCAGGCAGTTAAACAGCATAACGCCTGGTCATCCAGAGAGCTTTCTAACGCCTGGTGTGGAAGCCACTACAGGACCCTTGGGTCAAGGTATAGGAAACGCGGTAGGTATGGCTCTGGCCGAAAGGTATCTCTCCTCTTACTTCAACAGAGAAGGCTTCCCTATAATAGATCACTACACCTTTGCCTTAGTTAGTGACGGAGACTTGATGGAAGGAGTTTCCTGCGAAGTAGGTGAGCTAGCTGGCCACTGGAGGTTGAATAAACTCATAGTAATATGGGACAACAACAGGGTTTCCATAGATGGTCCTACATCTTTGGCCTGGTCCGAGGACGTGCTCAAGAGGTTTGAAGCCTTCGGTTGGTACGTGGATGAGGTAGAAGACGGATACAACCTAGATCTTTTGGAGAAGGCTATACGTAAGGCCATAGAGCAAGGACAAAAGCCAGCCTTTATATCTGTAAGGACTCATCTAGCGTACGGTAGCCCCAAGGAGGATGATGCTTCCGCTCACGGTGCACCGTTGGGTAAGGAGGTCGTCCTTGAGACCAAAAGACGCTTTGGGTGGCCAGAAGAAGAGTTTTATGTTCCTCAGGAAGTCTACTCCTACAGGCAGGAGAAGATAGAAAAAGGCAAAAGGCTTCAGTCTGAGTGGGAGCAAACCTTCAAAAGGTATCAAGAAGCCTATCCTGAGTTAGCCAAGGAACTCCTGAAAGCTCTAAACAAGGAATGGATTGACCCTTTGGACAGCATGGAACCTTTTAAAGAGCCACTTGCCACAAGGCAAGCAAGTCACAGAGTGTTGAACTTCATAGCCAAACACAATCCCACTATGGTAGGCGGTTCTGCAGACCTTACCGAATCCACAGGAGCACACATAAAGGATTCGAAAGCCTTCTCACATGAGAACCCTACAGGTAGAAACATTCACTTTGGCGTGAGAGAGCACGCCATGGGTACCATCCTAAACGGCATGGCTTACCACGGTGGTATACTCCCCTTTGGTGGAACTTTCCTAGTCTTCTCGGACTACATGAGGCCCTCCATAAGGATGGCAGCCATGTCCCAGCTGCAGGTTATCTACATATTCACCCATGATTCCATAGGCCTTGGCGAAGATGGTCCTACCCATCAGCCCGTGGAGCACATATCCTCCCTCAGGCTTATACCCAACCTATGGGTGATAAGACCGGCAGACGCCAATGAGGTCATCTATGCTTATAGACTAGCATTAAGCAGAAAGGATGGACCTACAGCTCTCATACTCACAAGGCAGAAACTCCCTCTCATAGACAGAACTAGGTATGCCCATCCTAGTGGAGTGCTCAAGGGGGCTTACATCTTAGCAGACTCCGAGGACCCTCAGGTAATCCTTATAGCCAGCGGTTCAGAAGTACATCCCACCCTGAAAGCGTGGGAGAGGTTGACCTCCATGGGGATAAAGGCAAGGGTCGTTAACATGGTGAGCTTTGAAGTCTTTGAACTCCAACCTAAAGAGTACAAAGATCAAATCCTTCCGAAGGGTGTAAAGAAGGTAGCTATAGAGGCAGCTAGAGGTATGTGCTGGCATAAGTACGTGGGTGAGGATGGCCTTATCATCTCCATGGAGACCTTCGGCAAGTCTGCACCGGGTGATGTGCTCATGGAGTACTTTGGCTTCACCGAGCAGAACATAGTGAACTCGGTTCAAAGTTGGATAAAATAA